A part of Melittangium boletus DSM 14713 genomic DNA contains:
- a CDS encoding TonB-dependent receptor plug domain-containing protein codes for MRWSYLARPLLGVALGTSGVVLAQTPDSEPFRVPTVEVEEARPTPEPADSASRRDPSGALTVIPVEGVGGAARDTAALLSTAPGVTLQDSGGYGQSKSLVVRGAASNGTLVLLDGIPLNGAGGIADVSRVPVALAERFEVLRGGAGARYGSGGLGGVVNIITRRPGPDARFAGELSYGSWDTAVGWLSATGPIAGNEALVLVHGGTSQGRFPYPFNPNPTLPGSPIEERRRVNNDAHAAGGLVRLRRELNARLSLDVLGELSFDERGLAGTAQNPSEDARQGAGRGAVNLRLAGAWDGGMRLDARAYARRDRLVLSGGAWSSPAQVQRVGGVEVEGRTRLGARQTVSALVGLGGESVNAVETNAASGGEPTWLRASVMAMDEVWLWDERLLLAPSVRLERAGPYTLWSPKLGATVALPGGLELRANVGRAHRAPSFLELYVRQGTLLPNANLRPERALYADAALVHRSDASFASVGGFASLYEDLISYEAYPPGAARPYNFARARVVGLEAEGEWRPHPFLSGAFSYTLMVSSDLQRDGRFYLRELPYRPRHKVSARVLGGPRWLTGRVELAAQSAHALTRDGALVLPGRAFVHTGLSSTFGTRTELTVAAEVRNLFDARAEDFVGYPLPGRAVYLSVAGSFEPGGKTP; via the coding sequence ATGCGCTGGTCGTACCTCGCCAGGCCCCTGCTGGGCGTGGCGCTCGGCACGAGCGGAGTCGTGCTCGCCCAGACGCCCGACAGCGAGCCCTTCCGGGTGCCCACCGTGGAGGTGGAAGAGGCGCGCCCCACCCCGGAGCCCGCGGACTCGGCCTCGCGGAGGGACCCCAGCGGCGCCCTCACCGTCATCCCCGTGGAGGGCGTGGGCGGCGCGGCGCGTGACACGGCGGCGCTCTTGTCCACCGCGCCCGGCGTCACGCTGCAGGACTCGGGGGGCTACGGACAGAGCAAGAGTCTGGTGGTGCGCGGCGCGGCCTCCAACGGCACGCTGGTGCTGCTGGATGGAATTCCCCTCAATGGCGCGGGGGGCATCGCCGACGTGTCCCGCGTGCCCGTGGCCCTGGCCGAGCGCTTCGAGGTGCTGAGGGGAGGCGCGGGGGCGCGCTACGGCTCGGGCGGCCTGGGGGGCGTGGTCAACATCATCACCCGGAGGCCCGGGCCGGACGCGCGATTCGCGGGGGAGCTGTCCTATGGGAGCTGGGACACGGCGGTGGGCTGGTTGTCCGCCACGGGACCGATCGCGGGCAACGAGGCGCTGGTGCTCGTGCACGGAGGTACCTCCCAGGGCCGGTTTCCCTATCCGTTCAATCCGAATCCCACGCTGCCGGGGAGTCCCATCGAGGAGCGGCGGCGCGTCAACAACGATGCCCACGCGGCGGGCGGCCTCGTGCGGTTGCGGCGGGAACTGAACGCGCGCCTGTCGCTGGACGTGCTGGGCGAGCTGTCCTTCGACGAGCGGGGCCTCGCGGGCACGGCGCAGAACCCGAGCGAGGACGCGCGGCAGGGGGCGGGCCGGGGCGCGGTGAACCTGCGGCTCGCGGGAGCGTGGGACGGCGGGATGCGGCTGGACGCACGCGCGTACGCGCGGAGGGATCGCCTGGTGCTCTCGGGCGGAGCCTGGTCATCACCCGCGCAGGTGCAGCGGGTGGGGGGCGTGGAGGTGGAAGGGCGGACGCGCCTGGGGGCGCGGCAGACGGTGTCCGCGCTGGTGGGCCTGGGCGGCGAGTCCGTGAACGCGGTGGAGACGAACGCGGCGAGCGGTGGGGAGCCCACGTGGCTGCGCGCCAGTGTCATGGCCATGGATGAGGTATGGCTGTGGGACGAGCGCCTGTTGCTCGCGCCGTCGGTGCGCCTGGAGCGCGCGGGCCCGTATACATTGTGGTCTCCGAAGCTGGGCGCCACCGTGGCGCTGCCCGGGGGCCTCGAGCTGCGCGCCAACGTGGGCCGGGCCCACCGCGCACCGTCCTTCCTGGAGCTGTACGTGCGCCAGGGCACGCTGCTGCCCAACGCCAATTTGCGCCCCGAGCGCGCGCTGTACGCGGACGCGGCGCTGGTGCACCGCTCGGACGCGTCCTTCGCCTCGGTGGGCGGCTTCGCGAGCCTCTATGAAGACCTCATCTCCTACGAGGCCTATCCCCCCGGAGCGGCGAGGCCCTACAACTTCGCCCGGGCGCGCGTGGTGGGACTCGAGGCGGAGGGCGAGTGGCGGCCGCATCCCTTCCTCTCCGGAGCGTTCAGCTACACGCTGATGGTGTCGAGCGACTTGCAGCGCGATGGACGCTTCTACCTGCGCGAGCTGCCCTACCGGCCCCGGCATAAGGTCTCCGCGCGCGTGCTGGGCGGTCCACGGTGGCTGACGGGCCGCGTGGAGCTGGCGGCCCAGTCCGCCCATGCGCTCACCCGGGATGGCGCCCTGGTGCTTCCCGGACGCGCCTTCGTGCACACGGGCCTGTCCAGCACCTTCGGGACGCGGACGGAGCTCACGGTGGCCGCCGAGGTGCGCAACCTCTTCGACGCGCGCGCCGAGGACTTCGTCGGCTACCCGCTGCCGGGCCGCGCCGTGTACCTGTCCGTGGCGGGCTCGTTCGAGCCTGGAGGGAAGACGCCATGA
- a CDS encoding FHA domain-containing protein: MHLKFSTLTSQFLDDPQSVRRAVCWPVLVWEAPPVGVRPLFTRSTMTGLSMRRPTVAEPLVLEVRKRSQVVTPATGITLGRTPDSDIIVDDPTVSRVHATFREDSHTGVWCVSDAGSHNGTWQDGTLLIPGRSVPLFERASLRFGDVMATFLHFSAFNQFILDWLARHSRASRMPLMESGLTREG, translated from the coding sequence GTGCACCTGAAGTTCTCCACGCTCACCTCACAGTTCCTGGATGACCCGCAGTCCGTGCGGCGCGCGGTGTGTTGGCCGGTGCTGGTGTGGGAGGCCCCGCCGGTGGGCGTGCGTCCTCTATTTACCCGTTCCACCATGACGGGCCTGTCGATGCGTCGGCCCACCGTCGCCGAGCCGCTGGTGCTCGAGGTGCGCAAGCGCTCGCAGGTGGTGACGCCCGCCACGGGCATCACCCTGGGCCGCACCCCGGACAGCGACATCATCGTGGATGACCCCACCGTGTCGCGCGTGCACGCCACCTTCCGCGAGGACTCGCACACGGGCGTCTGGTGCGTGTCCGACGCCGGCAGCCACAATGGCACCTGGCAGGATGGCACGCTGCTCATCCCCGGCCGGAGCGTGCCGTTGTTCGAGCGCGCGTCGCTGCGCTTCGGCGACGTCATGGCGACCTTCCTGCACTTCTCCGCCTTCAATCAGTTCATCCTCGATTGGCTCGCGCGCCATTCGCGGGCCTCCCGCATGCCGCTGATGGAGAGCGGCTTGACGCGCGAGGGTTGA
- a CDS encoding alpha/beta fold hydrolase codes for MMPLEGVSLHFEESGAGTPVLLLHGLGSSGQDWELVAPRLAAHHRVIIPDVRGHGRSGKPPGPYGVPLFARDIAALCDRLGLERVHVVGLSMGGMMGFQLAVERPELVRSLTVVNSGPDMVPRTMRMKLLFATRLLILKLLGPKTLARLIAPKLFPKPEHAELRARVEASIGANDPDAYQRATRGLVGWSVLDRLKDITCPVLVLASDHDYTPLSAKRAYVDLLRDARLHVIHDSGHASPGDQPVHIFEAVRGFLLELEDAAQGARSAG; via the coding sequence ATGATGCCGCTTGAGGGCGTATCCCTTCACTTCGAGGAGTCCGGAGCGGGCACGCCCGTGTTGCTCCTCCATGGACTCGGTTCGTCCGGGCAGGACTGGGAGCTTGTCGCGCCCCGGCTCGCCGCCCACCACCGCGTCATCATTCCCGACGTCCGGGGCCACGGGCGCAGCGGAAAGCCCCCGGGTCCCTATGGGGTGCCGCTCTTCGCCCGGGACATCGCCGCCCTGTGCGACCGGCTGGGGCTCGAGCGCGTGCATGTCGTGGGCCTCTCCATGGGGGGCATGATGGGCTTCCAGCTCGCGGTGGAGCGGCCGGAGCTCGTGCGCAGCCTGACCGTCGTCAACAGCGGGCCGGACATGGTTCCGCGGACGATGCGCATGAAGCTCCTGTTCGCGACGCGGTTGTTGATCCTCAAGCTCCTGGGGCCCAAGACCCTGGCGAGACTGATCGCGCCAAAGCTCTTTCCCAAGCCGGAGCATGCGGAACTCCGCGCGCGCGTCGAGGCGTCGATTGGCGCCAATGACCCGGATGCCTATCAGCGCGCGACCCGAGGGCTCGTGGGCTGGTCCGTGCTGGATCGCTTGAAGGACATCACCTGTCCTGTCCTGGTCCTCGCCTCGGACCACGACTACACGCCGCTGTCCGCGAAGCGGGCGTATGTCGACCTCCTGCGCGACGCCCGCCTCCATGTGATTCACGACTCCGGCCATGCCTCACCGGGCGATCAGCCCGTGCACATCTTCGAGGCGGTGCGGGGGTTCCTCCTCGAACTCGAGGACGCGGCCCAGGGCGCTCGAAGCGCGGGCTGA
- a CDS encoding TetR/AcrR family transcriptional regulator, giving the protein MRPLPRSRLQAQKATLPGTVPEGTRRRILEEALRLFASQGFHGTSIRDVAKKLELQPSALYAHFSSKEHILAELVQVGHEAHQEALRAALRDAGTEPAAQVRALVRAHTVMHAAHPQLAVVVNEEIHALPPELSAPAMALRDQSVALLTEVIRRGVEQGRFSPPHEAATGAAISAMGTRLPYWYEPSGALDLDTLANIHAELALRMLGAR; this is encoded by the coding sequence ATGCGTCCCCTTCCCCGGTCACGTCTACAAGCCCAGAAAGCGACCCTTCCGGGCACGGTGCCGGAAGGTACGCGGCGGAGGATCCTGGAGGAGGCCTTGCGGCTGTTCGCGAGCCAGGGGTTTCACGGCACGTCGATCCGGGACGTGGCGAAGAAGCTGGAGCTCCAGCCGAGCGCGCTGTACGCGCACTTCTCCTCCAAGGAGCACATCCTCGCCGAGCTCGTCCAGGTGGGACATGAAGCGCACCAGGAAGCCCTCCGCGCGGCGCTGCGGGACGCGGGGACGGAGCCGGCCGCGCAGGTGCGAGCGCTCGTGCGCGCCCACACCGTGATGCACGCGGCCCACCCCCAATTGGCGGTCGTGGTGAACGAGGAGATCCACGCCCTGCCGCCCGAGCTCTCCGCCCCGGCGATGGCGCTGCGCGATCAGTCCGTGGCGCTCCTCACCGAGGTCATCCGGCGAGGCGTGGAGCAGGGACGGTTCTCCCCCCCGCACGAGGCCGCGACCGGAGCGGCCATCTCCGCGATGGGGACGCGCCTGCCGTATTGGTACGAGCCCTCGGGAGCGCTCGACCTCGACACCCTCG